The Pyrus communis chromosome 14, drPyrComm1.1, whole genome shotgun sequence sequence AGAGTTAATTGTCACCTTTTCGCGCTTTACAGGATCTTTGAAGGCGGAGTTAATGACGTCCTTGGTGGGTACTATCTTCCATTTGGGAATAATCCCCTCCGCTCTGGTTAATACATTGATCACCAGCTGGTGTGGCTTGACCTTTTCTGATATCTACCAAAATATTACTCGCAAATTGTGAGCAAAACTTCAGCCCGATGGTCGGATTAGGCGAGCAAAACTTACACGCGAAATAACCAAACGTAAATTGTAATGTGTGTTACTATTACCTTACACATGGGTGCAACAAGAACAGCACCATTCCAAAATGTAGGATCCTTCTTGTGAAGCAACAGGGAAACTGCCCCTCCCATGGATTCTCCATACAAAAATCTACACTTGTCCCGGTAATCCTCATCCGCTGCGATACCATTTTAAAATcgttttcattaaaactaaaataacttTATATTGTCACACTTAAAAACTTCGTAATTGAATTGGATACATACCACAAATTGATTTGAAGAATTCATTGCAATCGTTGACAATGTTTTCGAACTTCTTGATGTAACATCTAACCCCTCTCGAACGTCCATGGCCCTCGTAGTCGATTCCAAACACGGCATAGCCCGCGTTAGCTAGGCGAATCCCACACTCTATGTACATGATCATAGCACATCGAATTAATTTATCAATTAACGGTTAACCCCAAAATCAAAAAGTAATTAAGTCATATCAATATTTATAAACTAGAGACCCTACGGTCCAAAATTTGTTTGCCAACCaaattcaaaccaaaccaaaacaaacccGGTTGACCAAAAATTTCGTTTTCATTTGGTACCTCGTTCAGACGACATGGCAGTTGAAAATCCCGATGGAGGGTTGCTGTCAATGATggcccaaaataataaatttgaaaggaaaaagCACACCTCAcattataattttcaaataGCAAATTAAATGCCGAAAATGTCTTGAGAAAAATTTGCGTTCACATGTACTCGTTGCAACTGTCTCTCTTGCGATATATATTTATGTGAGTGGTACATGTTCTAAATGCGATTGATATACAATATGCAAAGAATCATTTTCTTTGGGATTCTATGATCGtgatcatttattttatattatgcgattaaaaattactttaaaattaaatataaataatacttaacgaaaactgattGCACAATATACTATAAATAATCACTATTATAGGATTCcagaaaaaacgaaaaaaaaaaaggattcgaAAAGAATTCTGCAAGGATCATTTATCTAAAAAAAGGTAGTCAAAGATTAGGGCAATTATTTAAGATAAAGTCTAAAGTAGATAGGACGTTTTCATTGCTTATTAATTAGCATTATAGACTGCACGCAAGGGTAACTGACCGGAAAAGAATCCACCGCGATGATgatcgttcatcatacatcgtgggGTTAGTTTTCtttagatattatttatatttaattttaaattttatattttgaaatgatttatgatcgcacaatatatgatgaacggtAACGATCACGCGATCTTTAGGATTCTCAAGAAAATGATCaagcgaggatccttttcccaaCTGACCTACTAAATGCCAATTATAAAGATTCGATGGGATACATGTAGCTTAGCTAGAAACTCGCTTCCCTGTTCATAAAAATCGAAGTAATATAGAGATTAGATTTCTTTCCCTTCCTCTTTCCATCTCCTTTCATattctctattttgtttttctctttctataaaaaattaataatgttgacgtgacttaactgtgatcgttcaaataaaaggaaaggaaagaaaagagaaaaaaagaaatgagaGAATTCTACTATGTAATATAGTGTCCTGGTACTCACTGTTTCGTGTCTACGTAGAAACTATTTAAAATTCAACATTTTATCAAAATAGATGAAACAGAATGGCAGCAGTCATTCAGTGCAGTAGGCATAGGGAATACGAAGAGTATGGGCAATAATAATCCCGCGTGGGTGGGATAGGACATAAAAGGACGGTGCAACACACATGTTTGGCAATGATTTGAGCTTATCCGCGCTTTGTTTCTTTTCTAATTCCTGTCTCTCCTTTGTGAATCGTAAAAAATGCAGAGCAGGAATAGCATATGAGAGAGCAATATCATCAGAATTCACATGCGCCTATTTCTCTATGAGAAATGGCAAGGAGAGACTCttaaagtgaaattttttatgtactCTCAGCTACCTTATAGTTTAACAATAATTTTCGTGTTAATATCATAAAATATTAtgctaaaaacataaaattacaaaaaaatcataatGAGTTTTACTTTTGAGAGAATCTCTTTAATCTCTTTCCCTATTTCCCAAAAGATATTATCATCTTTTGATTCGATAACATAACCAACTAGACATATGCCCTTTTTGAGAGGCAAATTACTGCAAAAAGGTAGTGACTTTCACTCTCGTTTTCTCGTTTTGTACTTATACCTGTGTATTAATACTTTTTTATTTGCGTTTGatctatttaatttaaaatctaGAAAATAAGAGAGTACTTTGGGAGAAGAAAATTGCAAAAATCACTTtcctagaagaaaaaaaacccatcggttgaattgaaaattattacCTCGTGAATTGATTTGCCTAATTTTAGGGTCTTTGCATCCACTAGACTTACCTTTCATGCAGAAAAAGGTGGAGATGAAGAAAGGTGAAAGTTACCTTAAAACTTTCTTTCCCGTTTTACCGTTGAAAGGGGAATTACTGTCTTAACAGtataattaaaagttaaatGCCAGATTAATTAAAGAAGTAATGGTAATGGAGattaagaaagaagaaagaaggaatgGAAAACGAGGAAGATGAGTTATTTAAGATGATATTTAATACCTCTCATGAAACCGCTGCACTCCATGCCGTACCCTGCAACTCCATAATGAGCACCGATTAATATCCACACATGCTCCCATCAAACAGGGATGCAGATTCGGACGTAGCCGAGTTAGTTAGAACAGTGTATTTGCTCGAGTTTGAAAGAacaaaagagaggagagagagagagagagagagagagagagagagtgtgtacCATGGCAAAGAAAAACAAGGGCCTTTGGAGATGAAAAGGGCAACCATCTGCAAGTAAAAAGCTGCACTCCTCTTGAATTCCTTATGTATACCTTCTCTCATGGAACAAAATAAACACCATTAATTAgagaaaacacaatctagacaaacatattatatatatcaacATTGTCTAATTCAAGCAAACACATATATGTgtataatatatgtgtatatactTACTTCCTGATATTCTCCCTCCATGTTCACGCAAGAGAgcaaatttaaagaaaagaaaacgacTCAGAATCCCATGTTTTTTATCCAACTGTGGATCTGTAGTGACGATGATAATTTGGAAAAAGAGAAGGTTGATGAGCGGCAatgttataaattataatataatattagccAAAAGAGGGAGAGATTCTGAAGGAAGATGGCGAAGAAAGTGGAGACTCTGAAACAGACGAGATGAGAGAAAGACAGAGGGACCGTGGGTACGTGTTTATCTGGAAATGTGATTTCTTTTCCAAAACCCAAATTGCGAAATAtatgaaatgaaagaaaatgtgGATTGGCGTGGTAAAGAGACCAATTAGTACATTTTGCCAAAAAtgaagaaaggaaaaggaaatacATAAGACTATCTCCTACTATTGGGTGGAAATCGACAAAATTTAGCCtcatatctctactaattaatgaaacattatttgtcaatcaaaagaggatgaaaagacaaattagtcttctattatacaaaaaaaatgatgggcaataatgtaatttcacaagttcaaattttactattttttattgaaacttcACCTAtaagtgatgttaaaatatctctaatatttaaaatttaaaaaaaaaaaaaaaaacctctcacttccttcacgttctctctctctctttttctctcttcttctcattttctaaaaaaatgtgctcatacacacaaagtgtgtaggtaaatgctagtttttaattaagaACTAtcattagcactctaaaaatttaATTCTACGCTTCTCATAAacgtatttttctttctaattgtagaaagtttggagtgcaaaatgagatttttagaatgtcaataacaattcctttttaattatttgtttttatgtatgAAGTTAGTTACTTTTTTCCTCCAAGGGTTAATGACCTATAATTCTCACCCGAActttatattttgttaaatttttgtatttctttaatatttttttgtatgcTAACAACCTTAGACTTAGTTTTTGTATAAtctatcttcttttattttacgattgttttgatgtaaaaaattcaaattctaaaaATTTTCTGTGGAACATTTTATGGTTACATACAAATGGATGGGTATTCATAAATTTTTTACGTTGGATCTAATttagattaattaataatattattttaactattaaatttaaatttgagttgttggatttttttattattgttaattGATTAAAATGTATTTTTGCCATTGGATTTTAAAAGTAACCCAAGAGGCAAGGCTCATTGAATCATAACCCAAGAGGAGCGACAACCGATGAGTGGCAATTGTTAAGAAATCACATCCACAAATTATTTTAGTCCTATTGTGTGCCGCGCCACACTGGATTAGCCTGCGTCAATGGAATTGATGCGTAGGCCCTGCTATCCCCCTTTTTTACCTGGATTCATTGCCATAACGGCCCCATTTTCCGGAAATAGATTATCTCCGGATCCCTTGCACCCAAAATCTTATCCACCCTAGGTGGACGCAAGACCCAAATACTCACCGCAATAACAAAATCTTGTTTATTCCACCCCCAGAATACACCTCTTTTGATATTCTTTTCCACCGATGGGTTGGAGATAGTTTAAAGGCTTTATAATACAGTAGCATACAATAAAGATGTTTTGtgcattaatgtaataataatGCGTTTCTTAAAATgaaagatttcaaattttactCATATAGAAGGAGTTTAATATCTAATTATACATAATGTACTGATAGTTAATCTAAAAGTCACTTTCTCCATTGTCGCTTCATTTGGACCCAAAAAGGACAATGTCTTTTCCTCCATTGTcgtttgtacaaaaaaaaactaagcaATTAGTGTCGTAACAATTATGTGTTTCGACGTTTAGTGCATCACGAGCCGTGAAAAAGTTGATAGTAAAGTTCacggaaaaaagaaagaaaaaatcctTAAAAATGTATAATTTGTATAGTTGTATATACGGGAGCACCATCTTTTACTTTTAGGTGATATGCATTTTGCTTTGAtacctatttatttatttgtgtcaCCAACCAAGCACCAAACTTTTTAAAGTCATTTGATATAGTTGCTTGTGCCTAGTTAAATTTAtaacatcatttaatttttagGGCACTATTTTCTACTTAGAGTAGGATTGTCTACCCTTCTATCTCCTCCTATTTAAACAGTTGCGATTATGCCACATCTacatcttgttttgaattttttatatggagaataagacaaaaaaaagaGTGTGACATGAGAGGATGGAAGATGATGGTAATAGGAGGGGAGATAATCCTTCTCCCGCACCCTGTCCACTTAGGAAgaggattctctaccctcctaTTCCCATCTCCTTTCATCCCATCCTCTCAaacattgttttttgtcttattatctctataaaaaaaatcaatataagatgttgacgtggtttaaccgtaaccgttcaaatagaaaaGCATAGAAGGGTAAAAAGATTAGGAGAGTAGAGGATCGTAGAGAATCCTGCTCCGTCTACTTTAGGGTACCAAGAGATTCTGATAAGACTTTAAAATGACTTTAGGGTACCATCTACCATTTCTACTTTAGGGTGCCCTGTTTAATTTTGAATGGCGACAAGTCCACCCACCACTCCTCTCTTTTTTACCCACCTTGTATTTTTAGTTACGCCCTCTTAAACTgcactttaattttattttgtcctaTCACTTAAAAGTTAttactttattttctaaagctCAAAATGGGTTTCACTTTGACTTGTATACTTTCTCTTCTCCTTGAAACTTATAAATCGCGTCTTAAAACATATGTGGGATCCAACACCCAATAAGACTATGCCACatatgcaataaatttgattataaatctccatGAGTTAACATCCAACAATCAGAGAAtattaagttaaaaaaaaaaattgaagagataaaaaaaattaattagcctGCACACCCAACTTAAACGCACACAAGAAACTAACAGTAAGGCATTGTGGAGCTAATTTAAAGTTTTATTGAGACGATTTTGAAGTTTTAGGGAgcaaaatgagatcaaaatcgagttccaaGATGCAAAGTGGAGCGAACTATGAGTTTCAGAAAGTAAAGTGACGATTTTTTAGTTACATGGAGCAAAATGATATTAAAATCGAGTTTCAAGAGACA is a genomic window containing:
- the LOC137716339 gene encoding caffeoylshikimate esterase — protein: MEGEYQEVYIRNSRGVQLFTCRWLPFSSPKALVFLCHGYGMECSGFMRECGIRLANAGYAVFGIDYEGHGRSRGVRCYIKKFENIVNDCNEFFKSICADEDYRDKCRFLYGESMGGAVSLLLHKKDPTFWNGAVLVAPMCKISEKVKPHQLVINVLTRAEGIIPKWKIVPTKDVINSAFKDPVKREKIRSNKLIYQDKPRLKTALEMLRTSMTLEDTLHEVRLPFFVLHGEADTVTDPEVSRSLYEKASSTDKTIKLYPGMWHGLTSGEPDGNVEVVFADIITWLEKHTTDDNSVVVQPIHTFKNGIPKMNGTASPPSQTPKKKQRPRTPSYFCGLRGRRLLHHSPV